A single region of the Verrucomicrobiia bacterium genome encodes:
- the priA gene encoding primosomal protein N', producing the protein MSSVAAPVLMKVGIALPVPLPEIYTYTVPPELEARVKAGVRVRVSFRNREAVGYLVKTEMAETDKKLKPILEILDDDPVLSPAILKLTDQISRYYGSSWGDAIENALPQWVKYGKKADKALKALEESAGAECREPSGPVYELTPEQKHAWELIQAAFSMQHRKPLLLHGVTGSGKSELYIRALRHVLGQGKSAICLVPEIALTEQLKRFFADQFGEKLEILHSKLSNGERFLAWKRLEKGMTRLVLGPRSAVFAPVPNLGLIIMDEEHEHSYKQETVPRYHAREIAAWRAENEKALFIMGTATPSLEAMQRAETGVFSRIVMAKRVDDKKLPDVLVVDLKEEMATMKRNVILSHHLEREIEKNLKAGEGTLLLLNRRGFSTHVQCPGCGNAETCPSCQVALTHHQEKDVLLCHYCNYQRAADRPCSQCGQPVLQFRGFGTEKVESEVARRFPTARLLRLDADTVQKKGSHEVILKDFRDQKADILIGTQMIAKGFDFPHVTLVGVILADVGLMLPDFRSAEKTFQLLTQVAGRAGRGRKPGRVIIQTFSPKHPSVDFSRTHDYLSFFQHEAKERQSLSYPPFCKLVNVIVRGKDEKKTAQFARDLKETLCAAHPGLSRAILGPAPLPFYKLRGHFRWHVMMKCGLGEDLVPTVLQALSKIKKPSAVAVAVDVDPLNIL; encoded by the coding sequence ATGAGCAGCGTGGCCGCTCCGGTCCTCATGAAGGTCGGTATCGCCCTGCCTGTTCCGCTTCCCGAAATCTATACCTACACCGTGCCTCCTGAGCTGGAGGCGCGCGTCAAGGCCGGTGTCCGCGTGCGCGTTTCATTCCGCAACCGCGAAGCCGTCGGCTACCTTGTCAAAACCGAAATGGCGGAGACGGACAAGAAATTAAAACCTATCCTCGAAATCCTGGACGACGACCCCGTGCTTTCCCCCGCGATCCTGAAACTCACGGACCAGATCAGCCGCTATTATGGCTCCAGCTGGGGCGACGCCATCGAAAACGCGCTCCCGCAATGGGTCAAATACGGCAAGAAGGCGGACAAGGCCCTGAAAGCGCTGGAAGAATCCGCCGGGGCCGAATGCCGCGAGCCTTCCGGTCCGGTTTACGAGCTGACGCCGGAGCAAAAGCATGCCTGGGAGCTCATTCAGGCCGCGTTTTCCATGCAGCACCGTAAGCCTCTGCTGCTCCACGGCGTCACGGGCAGCGGCAAAAGTGAGCTCTACATCCGCGCGCTTCGGCACGTGCTGGGCCAGGGAAAATCCGCCATCTGCCTGGTGCCAGAAATTGCGCTGACGGAACAGCTCAAACGATTTTTCGCGGACCAATTCGGAGAAAAACTGGAAATCCTCCACAGCAAGCTGAGCAACGGCGAGCGTTTTCTTGCGTGGAAGCGGCTGGAAAAGGGCATGACGCGCCTCGTGCTCGGGCCCCGTTCAGCCGTATTCGCGCCGGTGCCGAATCTCGGCCTCATCATCATGGACGAAGAGCACGAGCATTCCTACAAGCAGGAAACCGTGCCGCGCTATCACGCGCGAGAGATCGCAGCCTGGCGCGCGGAAAACGAAAAAGCGCTTTTCATCATGGGCACGGCCACGCCGTCGCTCGAGGCCATGCAGCGCGCCGAAACCGGCGTTTTTTCCCGCATCGTGATGGCCAAGCGCGTGGACGACAAAAAGCTGCCCGATGTCCTTGTCGTGGACCTGAAAGAAGAAATGGCCACGATGAAGCGCAACGTCATCCTGTCGCATCATCTCGAACGGGAAATCGAAAAAAATCTGAAGGCAGGGGAGGGCACGCTGCTGCTCCTCAACCGCCGGGGCTTTTCCACGCACGTGCAATGCCCGGGCTGCGGCAACGCGGAAACCTGTCCCTCCTGCCAGGTGGCGCTCACGCACCACCAGGAAAAAGACGTCCTTCTCTGCCATTACTGTAATTATCAGCGCGCCGCGGACCGGCCCTGCTCGCAATGCGGCCAGCCCGTTCTTCAGTTCCGGGGTTTCGGCACGGAAAAAGTCGAAAGCGAAGTGGCGCGCCGGTTTCCCACGGCACGGCTTTTGCGCCTGGATGCCGACACGGTGCAGAAAAAAGGATCACACGAAGTGATTCTCAAAGATTTCCGCGATCAAAAAGCGGACATCCTCATCGGCACCCAGATGATCGCCAAAGGCTTTGATTTCCCGCATGTCACGCTTGTGGGCGTGATCCTGGCCGACGTGGGACTCATGCTGCCGGATTTTCGTTCCGCGGAAAAAACGTTCCAGCTCCTGACGCAGGTGGCCGGACGCGCGGGCCGCGGCCGCAAGCCCGGCCGCGTTATCATTCAGACTTTTTCTCCGAAGCATCCCAGCGTCGATTTTTCGCGTACCCATGATTATCTGTCGTTCTTCCAGCATGAGGCCAAGGAACGCCAGTCGCTCAGCTATCCGCCTTTCTGCAAACTGGTCAATGTCATCGTGCGCGGGAAAGATGAAAAGAAGACGGCGCAGTTCGCCCGTGACCTGAAAGAGACGCTCTGCGCCGCCCATCCCGGCTTGAGCCGTGCGATCCTGGGTCCGGCGCCGCT